The following are from one region of the Acanthopagrus latus isolate v.2019 chromosome 2, fAcaLat1.1, whole genome shotgun sequence genome:
- the rasgrp4 gene encoding RAS guanyl-releasing protein 4 isoform X3: MNKTKRKPKLVQRRRNTCPSPQDISRALQSPSSAPSASAASLDELIQRCLNCFDSEGKLSSPRGSQLVHMTLMMHSWVVPSQMFAQKLLTLYKDCPSDKRGPKRSQICHLIRQWISQFPAVFEADPRLEQTMGDLWALVRSDGEETHSQLIDTSCLSPHVNIFQAPSPSVKKRKVSLIFDHMEPDEMAEHLSYLEFKNFCNVSFLDYRSYVVRGSVRDNPALERSVMMCNGVSQWVQLMILSRHTAQQRAQVFTKFIHVAQKLRALQNFNTLMAVTGGLCHSSISRLKDTSNLLPPDITKALSEMTELLSSRSNYINYRRVYNDCSGFKVPILGVHLKDLISLNEALPDYIDEDKINLSKLQHLYSNINDLLSIHSYTPPFEANKDLLHLLTLSLDLYYTEDEIYELSYTKEPKNPKIQPVAPVKPPVVAEWGSGVTPRLDPDTISKHVKQMVDSVMKNYDQNQDGYISLEDFEKIAANFPFSFCTHETDREGQISREEINSYFMRGMSVCAKLGFNFKDAHNFHEMTYKRPTFCYTCGGFLWGVIKQGYHCKDCGINCHRHCRDLVGMECLKKHKNTTGSCPCTPAPDSRTKGNSWSSEEEAFVFPQSNETEHNKGTSVWKNNTEDSALSDRSTQTDPGVWTPEKKDKRGNHHNSLVHASPDRKVRRCKLNTLPARTRGSSMPVSFLQEKMEELHLYKDKSREPD; this comes from the exons ATGAACAAGACCAAGAG gaAGCCCAAACTGGTCCAGCGGAGGAGGAATACATGCCCCAGTCCTCAGGACATCAGCCGGGCCCTGCAGAGCCCCAGCTCTGCTCCCAGTGCCAGCGCTGCCAGCCTGGATGAGCTCATACAGCGCTGCCTAAACTGCTTCG ACTCAGAGGGGAAGCTCTCCAGCCCCAGAGGGTCCCAGCTGGTCCACATGACGCTGATGATGCACAGTTGGGTTGTGCCATCTCAAATGTTTGCCCAGAAACTTCTCACCCT TTATAAGGATTGTCCTTCAGACAAGAGAGGACCAAAGCGTTCGCAGATCTGCCACCTTATCAG GCAGTGGATCAGCCAGTTCCCGGCGGTGTTTGAGGCCGACCCCCGCCTGGAGCAGACCATGGGGGACCTGTGGGCGCTGGTCCGGTCAGATGGAGAGGAGACGCACTCGCAGCTCATCGACACCTCCTGCCT AAGCCCTCATGTGAACATATTCCAGGCACCCTCACCCTctgtgaagaagaggaaggtgtCTTTGATCTTCGACCACATGGAGCCAGATGAGATGGCTGAGCACCTCAGCTACCTGGAGTTCAAGAACTTCTGTAACGTTTCA TTCCTGGACTACCGCAGCTACGTGGTGCGAGGCTCGGTGAGGGACAACCCGGCGCTGGAGCGGTCGGTCATGATGTGTAACGGAGTCTCCCAGTGGGTCCAGCTGATGATcctgagcagacacacagcgcAGCAGAGAGCCCAGGTCTTCACTAAGTTCATTCACGTGGCGCAG AAACTTCGTGCTCTGCAAAACTTTAACACTCTAATGGCAGTGACTGGAGGCCTCTGTCACAGCTCAATCTCCCGCCTCAAAGACACCTCTAACCTTCTGCCTCCTGACATCACTAAG GCCCTGAGTGAGATGACAGAGCTGCTCTCCTCACGCAGCAACTACATCAACTACCGGCGGGTTTACAATGACTGCAGCGGCTTCAAGGTGCCCATCCTGGGTGTCCACCTGAAGGATCTAATCTCGCTGAATGAGGCCCTGCCGGACTACATCGACGAGGACAAGATCAACCTGAGCAAGCTGCAGCATCTGTACAGCAACATCAACGACCTGCTGTCTATACACAGCTACACGCCGCCCTTCGAGGCCAACAAAGACCTTCTGCATCTGCTCACG CTCTCTCTAGATTTATACTACACTGAGGATGAGATATATGAACTTTCATACACCAAGGAACCCAAGAACCCCAAGATCCAG CCTGTAGCTCCTGTTAAACCGCCTGTAGTGGCAGAGTGGGGTTCAGGGGTCACACCCAGGCTCGACCCTGACACCATCTCTAAACACGTCAAACAGATGGTGGAT TCCGTGATGAAAAATTACGACCAGAATCAGGACGGCTACATTTCGCTGGAGGACTTTGAGAAAATAGCAGCCAACTTCCCCTTTTCCTTCTGCACTCACGAAACTGACAG AGAAGGACAAATCAGCCGTGAGGAAATCAACTCTTACTTCATGAGGGGAATGTCCGTATGTGCCAAGCTGGGCTTCAACTTCAAAGACGCGCATAACTTCCATGAAATGACGTATAAACGTCCAACGTTTTGTTACACATGTGGAGGCTTT CTGTGGGGCGTCATCAAGCAGGGCTACCACTGTAAAG actGTGGGATAAACTGTCACAGACACTGCAGAGATCTGGTGGGAATGGAGTGTTtgaagaaacacaagaacacaacagGGTCCTGCCCCTGCACCCCTGCCCCTGACTCAAGAACCAAGGGCAACAGCTGGA gttcagaggaggaggcgtTTGTTTTCCCCCAAAGCAATGAGACAGAACATAACAAGGGCACCTCGGTTtggaaaaataacacagaagATTCTGCGCTGTCAGACCGCTCGACTCAGACGGATCCTGGTGTGTGGACGCCTGAGAAAAAGGACAAGAGGGGAAACCACCACAACTCCCTTGTGCATGCGTCCCCAGACAGGAAGGTGAGACGCTGCAAG CTCAACACACTGCCAGCGAGAACACGAGGCAGCTCCATGCCTGTTTCGTTCCtgcaggagaagatggaggagctgcATCTCTACAAAGACAAGAGCAGAGAGCCAGACTGA
- the hnrnpul1 gene encoding heterogeneous nuclear ribonucleoprotein U-like protein 1, which yields MSVDVKKLKVNELKEELQRRGLDTRGLKADLVERLKAALEAEAQADAPDQGEQDDEYLQDTQDNEDEEDDEDVEDIDDGEDEEQQDAEAEEAAEEDEDEAVAEGDGDGDFPQEEDEGRDSGGYYEDEEPEGEPYESQQTSDSGHSIPDFTADVDIQKSEMMPEEETKPVPEPEATVEEQKEVKVEVKIEDNPEAIREGQQDNRGTEREHGQDAAAQAEEVKVEGDKGGHQSRKRPYEENRSYNYYEHREEKRSRTPQPPAEDEEENIDDTLVTIDTYNCDLHFKVSRDRYSGYPLTIEGFAYLWAGARASHGVTRGRVCYEMKINEEIPVKHLPSSEPDPHVVRIGWSLNYCSTQLGEEPFSFGYGGTGKKSENCKFADFGEKFGENDVIGCYIDFDSGDEVEMGYSKNGVSLGVAFRTTKEALAGRALFPHVLVKNCAVEFNFGQKSAPYFPPPEGYTYIHNLEMEDKIRGTKGPATKAECEILMMVGLPACGKTTWAMKHAEANPEKKYNILGTNAIMDKMKVMGLRRQKNYAGRWDVLIQQATQCLNRLIEIAARKRRNYILDQTNVYGSARRRKMRPFEGFQRKAIVICPTDEDLKERTLKQTNEQGKDVPDHAVLEMKANFTLPEACDFLEAVTYAELQCEEAETLLKQYNEEGRKAGPPPEKRFDNRQGGFRGRGGGGSFQRYDNRDGPRSGYQNRSGDGGSGYRGGYNRGSYNQNRWGNSYRDGGSDSRSGGYNRSQQSGGSYNRSAPYSKGGYNQGYNQSYSQGYNQGSYNQNYYSQYPGYSQSYSQSYSQTPAAGQTYNHHQQQPQQQQQAPAPQQQPQSYNQQYQQYAQQWQQYYQNQNQWNQYYSQYGSYPGQGSQGSSSGSQ from the exons ATGAGCGTTGACGTGAAGAAACTGAAAGTAAACGAGTTAAAAGAGGAGCTTCAGCGCCGCGGCCTGGACACCAGAGGCCTGAAGGCGGACCTGGTGGAGAGGCTGAAAGCCGCTCTGGAGGCTGAAGCTCAGGCTGATGCCCCAGATCAGGGAGAGCAGGACGATGAGTACCTCCAGGACACCCAAGACAAcgaagatgaagaagatgacgAAGATGTAGAAGATATagatgatggagaggatgaagaacaGCAAG atgcagaagcagaagaagcagctgaggaagatgaggatgaagcTGTAGCTGAAGGTGATGGGGATGGTGATTTTCctcaagaggaagatgagggtAGAGATTCAGGTGGGTACTATGAGGACGAGGAGCCAGAGGGCGAGCCTTATGAAAGTCAGCAGACCTCAGACTCGGGTCACAGCATTCCCGACTTCACAGCAGATGTTGACATACAGAAATCTGAGATGATGCCTGAGGAAGAGACCAAGCCTGTACCAGAGCCAGAGGCGACTGTTGAGGAGCAGAAAG aagtCAAGGTGGAGGTCAAAATTGAAGATAACCCTGAGGCTATTAGAGAGGGACAGCAGGATAATCGTGGGACTGAACGGGAGCATGGACAAGATGCTGCAGCTCAGGCTGAAGAAGTCAAGGTTGAAGGTGACAAAGGTGGACACCAAAGCCGCAAGAGACCGTATGAGGAGAACAGGAGTTACAACTACTATGAGCATCGTGAGGAAAAGAG ATCCCGAACACCACAGCCCCCTgctgaagatgaggaagagaaCATAGATGACACGCTTGTCACAATCGATACAT ACAACTGTGATCTGCACTTCAAAGTTTCCCGGGATCGCTACAGTGGTTACCCACTGACAATTGAAGGCTTTGCTTATCTGTGGGCTGGAGCACGAGCTTCACATGGTGTCACTCGCGGCCGCGTGTGTTACGAGATGAAG ATCAATGAGGAAATTCCTGTAAAGCACCTGCCCAGCAGTGAGCCCGATCCCCATGTGGTCAGAATTGGATGGTCACTTAACTACTGCAGCACTCAGCTTG GCGAGGAGCCCTTTTCCTTTGGTTATGGAGGAACTGGaaagaaatctgaaaactgCAAGTTTGCAGACTTCGGTGAGAAGTTTGGGGAAAACGACGTCATCGGTTGTTACATC GACTTTGACAGTGGTGACGAGGTGGAGATGGGCTATTCTAAAAATGGAGTGTCGTTGGGCGTGGCTTTCCGGACAACCAAGGAGGCGCTGGCAGGTCGTGCCCTGTTCCCTCATGTCCTGGTGAAGAATTGTGCCGTTGAGTTTAACTTTGGACAGAAGTCGGCGCCATACTTCCCCCCACCAGAGGGTTACACCTACATCCACAATCTTGAGATGGAGGACAAAATCAGAGGCACTAAGGGACCTGCCACCAAAGCTGAATGTGAG ATCTTGATGATGGTTGGCCTGCCCGCCTGTGGAAAGACAACTTGGGCCATGAAGCATGCAGAGGCCAACCCTGAGAAGAAGTACAACATCTTGGGCACCAATGCCATCATGGACAAGATGAAG GTGATGGGTCTGCGTCGTCAGAAGAACTACGCCGGGCGCTGGGATGTTCTGATCCAGCAGGCCACCCAGTGTCTGAACAGGCTGATCGAGATCGCTGCCCGCAAGAGACGCAACTACATCCTAGATCAG ACAAATGTATATGGATCAGCAAGGAGACGAAAAATGCGTCCTTTTGAAGGTTTTCAACGCAAGGCTATTGTAATTTGTCCCACGGACGAGGATTTAAAAGAACGAACATTAAAGCAAACCAATGAGCAGGGGAAGGATGTGCCCGATCATGCTGTTTTAGAAATGAAAG CCAACTTTACTCTTCCTGAGGCTTGCGACTTCCTGGAGGCAGTGACGTACGCTGAGCTGCAGTGCGAAGAGGCTGAAACTCTGCTGAAGCAGTACAATGAGGAGGGCCGCAAGGCTGGCCCACCCCCTGAAAAACGCTTTGACAACAGGCAGGGTGGGTTCAGGGGCCGCGGCGGCGGTGGAAGCTTCCAGCGTTATGACAACCGTGATGGGCCCCGCAGTGGCTACCAGAACCGCAGTGGAGACGGAGGCAGTGGTTACAGAGGAG GCTACAATCGTGGCAGCTATAACCAGAACCGTTGGGGAAACAGCTACCGCGATGGAGGCTCTGATTCACGCAGTGGCGGATATAACCGCAGCCAGCAGTCAGGAGGAAGTTATAATCGCTCTGCCCCGTACAGCAAGGGGGGATACAACCAG GGCTACAACCAGAGCTACAGTCAAGGATACAACCAGGGCAGCTACAACCAGAATTACTACAGCCAGTACCCAGGATACAGCCAGAGCTACAGCCAGAGCTACAGCCAGACACCTGCCGCTGGACAGACGTACAACCACCACCAGcaacagccacagcagcagcagcaggcgccGGCgccacagcaacaaccacagagcTACAACCAGCAATATCAGCAG tATGctcagcagtggcagcagtacTACCAGAACCAGAATCAGTGGAACCAGTATTACAGCCAGTATGGCAGCTACCCTGGACAGGGCAGCCAAGGCTCATCTTCTGGTTCCCAGTAG
- the rasgrp4 gene encoding RAS guanyl-releasing protein 4 isoform X1 — protein MTEEKKKEEEKEEIRVIDVIWGTLETLDEQIWKPKLVQRRRNTCPSPQDISRALQSPSSAPSASAASLDELIQRCLNCFDSEGKLSSPRGSQLVHMTLMMHSWVVPSQMFAQKLLTLYKDCPSDKRGPKRSQICHLIRQWISQFPAVFEADPRLEQTMGDLWALVRSDGEETHSQLIDTSCLSPHVNIFQAPSPSVKKRKVSLIFDHMEPDEMAEHLSYLEFKNFCNVSFLDYRSYVVRGSVRDNPALERSVMMCNGVSQWVQLMILSRHTAQQRAQVFTKFIHVAQKLRALQNFNTLMAVTGGLCHSSISRLKDTSNLLPPDITKALSEMTELLSSRSNYINYRRVYNDCSGFKVPILGVHLKDLISLNEALPDYIDEDKINLSKLQHLYSNINDLLSIHSYTPPFEANKDLLHLLTLSLDLYYTEDEIYELSYTKEPKNPKIQPVAPVKPPVVAEWGSGVTPRLDPDTISKHVKQMVDSVMKNYDQNQDGYISLEDFEKIAANFPFSFCTHETDREGQISREEINSYFMRGMSVCAKLGFNFKDAHNFHEMTYKRPTFCYTCGGFLWGVIKQGYHCKDCGINCHRHCRDLVGMECLKKHKNTTGSCPCTPAPDSRTKGNSWSSEEEAFVFPQSNETEHNKGTSVWKNNTEDSALSDRSTQTDPGVWTPEKKDKRGNHHNSLVHASPDRKVRRCKLNTLPARTRGSSMPVSFLQEKMEELHLYKDKSREPD, from the exons atgacagaggaaaaaaaaaaagaagaagaaaaggaagaaatcaGGGTGATAGACGTGATTTGGGGGACACTGGAGACCTTGGATGAACAAATCTG gaAGCCCAAACTGGTCCAGCGGAGGAGGAATACATGCCCCAGTCCTCAGGACATCAGCCGGGCCCTGCAGAGCCCCAGCTCTGCTCCCAGTGCCAGCGCTGCCAGCCTGGATGAGCTCATACAGCGCTGCCTAAACTGCTTCG ACTCAGAGGGGAAGCTCTCCAGCCCCAGAGGGTCCCAGCTGGTCCACATGACGCTGATGATGCACAGTTGGGTTGTGCCATCTCAAATGTTTGCCCAGAAACTTCTCACCCT TTATAAGGATTGTCCTTCAGACAAGAGAGGACCAAAGCGTTCGCAGATCTGCCACCTTATCAG GCAGTGGATCAGCCAGTTCCCGGCGGTGTTTGAGGCCGACCCCCGCCTGGAGCAGACCATGGGGGACCTGTGGGCGCTGGTCCGGTCAGATGGAGAGGAGACGCACTCGCAGCTCATCGACACCTCCTGCCT AAGCCCTCATGTGAACATATTCCAGGCACCCTCACCCTctgtgaagaagaggaaggtgtCTTTGATCTTCGACCACATGGAGCCAGATGAGATGGCTGAGCACCTCAGCTACCTGGAGTTCAAGAACTTCTGTAACGTTTCA TTCCTGGACTACCGCAGCTACGTGGTGCGAGGCTCGGTGAGGGACAACCCGGCGCTGGAGCGGTCGGTCATGATGTGTAACGGAGTCTCCCAGTGGGTCCAGCTGATGATcctgagcagacacacagcgcAGCAGAGAGCCCAGGTCTTCACTAAGTTCATTCACGTGGCGCAG AAACTTCGTGCTCTGCAAAACTTTAACACTCTAATGGCAGTGACTGGAGGCCTCTGTCACAGCTCAATCTCCCGCCTCAAAGACACCTCTAACCTTCTGCCTCCTGACATCACTAAG GCCCTGAGTGAGATGACAGAGCTGCTCTCCTCACGCAGCAACTACATCAACTACCGGCGGGTTTACAATGACTGCAGCGGCTTCAAGGTGCCCATCCTGGGTGTCCACCTGAAGGATCTAATCTCGCTGAATGAGGCCCTGCCGGACTACATCGACGAGGACAAGATCAACCTGAGCAAGCTGCAGCATCTGTACAGCAACATCAACGACCTGCTGTCTATACACAGCTACACGCCGCCCTTCGAGGCCAACAAAGACCTTCTGCATCTGCTCACG CTCTCTCTAGATTTATACTACACTGAGGATGAGATATATGAACTTTCATACACCAAGGAACCCAAGAACCCCAAGATCCAG CCTGTAGCTCCTGTTAAACCGCCTGTAGTGGCAGAGTGGGGTTCAGGGGTCACACCCAGGCTCGACCCTGACACCATCTCTAAACACGTCAAACAGATGGTGGAT TCCGTGATGAAAAATTACGACCAGAATCAGGACGGCTACATTTCGCTGGAGGACTTTGAGAAAATAGCAGCCAACTTCCCCTTTTCCTTCTGCACTCACGAAACTGACAG AGAAGGACAAATCAGCCGTGAGGAAATCAACTCTTACTTCATGAGGGGAATGTCCGTATGTGCCAAGCTGGGCTTCAACTTCAAAGACGCGCATAACTTCCATGAAATGACGTATAAACGTCCAACGTTTTGTTACACATGTGGAGGCTTT CTGTGGGGCGTCATCAAGCAGGGCTACCACTGTAAAG actGTGGGATAAACTGTCACAGACACTGCAGAGATCTGGTGGGAATGGAGTGTTtgaagaaacacaagaacacaacagGGTCCTGCCCCTGCACCCCTGCCCCTGACTCAAGAACCAAGGGCAACAGCTGGA gttcagaggaggaggcgtTTGTTTTCCCCCAAAGCAATGAGACAGAACATAACAAGGGCACCTCGGTTtggaaaaataacacagaagATTCTGCGCTGTCAGACCGCTCGACTCAGACGGATCCTGGTGTGTGGACGCCTGAGAAAAAGGACAAGAGGGGAAACCACCACAACTCCCTTGTGCATGCGTCCCCAGACAGGAAGGTGAGACGCTGCAAG CTCAACACACTGCCAGCGAGAACACGAGGCAGCTCCATGCCTGTTTCGTTCCtgcaggagaagatggaggagctgcATCTCTACAAAGACAAGAGCAGAGAGCCAGACTGA
- the rasgrp4 gene encoding RAS guanyl-releasing protein 4 isoform X4, translated as MGDLWALVRSDGEETHSQLIDTSCLSPHVNIFQAPSPSVKKRKVSLIFDHMEPDEMAEHLSYLEFKNFCNVSFLDYRSYVVRGSVRDNPALERSVMMCNGVSQWVQLMILSRHTAQQRAQVFTKFIHVAQKLRALQNFNTLMAVTGGLCHSSISRLKDTSNLLPPDITKALSEMTELLSSRSNYINYRRVYNDCSGFKVPILGVHLKDLISLNEALPDYIDEDKINLSKLQHLYSNINDLLSIHSYTPPFEANKDLLHLLTLSLDLYYTEDEIYELSYTKEPKNPKIQPVAPVKPPVVAEWGSGVTPRLDPDTISKHVKQMVDSVMKNYDQNQDGYISLEDFEKIAANFPFSFCTHETDREGQISREEINSYFMRGMSVCAKLGFNFKDAHNFHEMTYKRPTFCYTCGGFLWGVIKQGYHCKDCGINCHRHCRDLVGMECLKKHKNTTGSCPCTPAPDSRTKGNSWSSEEEAFVFPQSNETEHNKGTSVWKNNTEDSALSDRSTQTDPGVWTPEKKDKRGNHHNSLVHASPDRKVRRCKLNTLPARTRGSSMPVSFLQEKMEELHLYKDKSREPD; from the exons ATGGGGGACCTGTGGGCGCTGGTCCGGTCAGATGGAGAGGAGACGCACTCGCAGCTCATCGACACCTCCTGCCT AAGCCCTCATGTGAACATATTCCAGGCACCCTCACCCTctgtgaagaagaggaaggtgtCTTTGATCTTCGACCACATGGAGCCAGATGAGATGGCTGAGCACCTCAGCTACCTGGAGTTCAAGAACTTCTGTAACGTTTCA TTCCTGGACTACCGCAGCTACGTGGTGCGAGGCTCGGTGAGGGACAACCCGGCGCTGGAGCGGTCGGTCATGATGTGTAACGGAGTCTCCCAGTGGGTCCAGCTGATGATcctgagcagacacacagcgcAGCAGAGAGCCCAGGTCTTCACTAAGTTCATTCACGTGGCGCAG AAACTTCGTGCTCTGCAAAACTTTAACACTCTAATGGCAGTGACTGGAGGCCTCTGTCACAGCTCAATCTCCCGCCTCAAAGACACCTCTAACCTTCTGCCTCCTGACATCACTAAG GCCCTGAGTGAGATGACAGAGCTGCTCTCCTCACGCAGCAACTACATCAACTACCGGCGGGTTTACAATGACTGCAGCGGCTTCAAGGTGCCCATCCTGGGTGTCCACCTGAAGGATCTAATCTCGCTGAATGAGGCCCTGCCGGACTACATCGACGAGGACAAGATCAACCTGAGCAAGCTGCAGCATCTGTACAGCAACATCAACGACCTGCTGTCTATACACAGCTACACGCCGCCCTTCGAGGCCAACAAAGACCTTCTGCATCTGCTCACG CTCTCTCTAGATTTATACTACACTGAGGATGAGATATATGAACTTTCATACACCAAGGAACCCAAGAACCCCAAGATCCAG CCTGTAGCTCCTGTTAAACCGCCTGTAGTGGCAGAGTGGGGTTCAGGGGTCACACCCAGGCTCGACCCTGACACCATCTCTAAACACGTCAAACAGATGGTGGAT TCCGTGATGAAAAATTACGACCAGAATCAGGACGGCTACATTTCGCTGGAGGACTTTGAGAAAATAGCAGCCAACTTCCCCTTTTCCTTCTGCACTCACGAAACTGACAG AGAAGGACAAATCAGCCGTGAGGAAATCAACTCTTACTTCATGAGGGGAATGTCCGTATGTGCCAAGCTGGGCTTCAACTTCAAAGACGCGCATAACTTCCATGAAATGACGTATAAACGTCCAACGTTTTGTTACACATGTGGAGGCTTT CTGTGGGGCGTCATCAAGCAGGGCTACCACTGTAAAG actGTGGGATAAACTGTCACAGACACTGCAGAGATCTGGTGGGAATGGAGTGTTtgaagaaacacaagaacacaacagGGTCCTGCCCCTGCACCCCTGCCCCTGACTCAAGAACCAAGGGCAACAGCTGGA gttcagaggaggaggcgtTTGTTTTCCCCCAAAGCAATGAGACAGAACATAACAAGGGCACCTCGGTTtggaaaaataacacagaagATTCTGCGCTGTCAGACCGCTCGACTCAGACGGATCCTGGTGTGTGGACGCCTGAGAAAAAGGACAAGAGGGGAAACCACCACAACTCCCTTGTGCATGCGTCCCCAGACAGGAAGGTGAGACGCTGCAAG CTCAACACACTGCCAGCGAGAACACGAGGCAGCTCCATGCCTGTTTCGTTCCtgcaggagaagatggaggagctgcATCTCTACAAAGACAAGAGCAGAGAGCCAGACTGA
- the rasgrp4 gene encoding RAS guanyl-releasing protein 4 isoform X2, with product MTEEKKKEEEKEEIRVIDVIWGTLETLDEQIWKPKLVQRRRNTCPSPQDISRALQSPSSAPSASAASLDELIQRCLNCFDSEGKLSSPRGSQLVHMTLMMHSWVVPSQMFAQKLLTLYKDCPSDKRGPKRSQICHLIRQWISQFPAVFEADPRLEQTMGDLWALVRSDGEETHSQLIDTSCLSPHVNIFQAPSPSVKKRKVSLIFDHMEPDEMAEHLSYLEFKNFCNVSFLDYRSYVVRGSVRDNPALERSVMMCNGVSQWVQLMILSRHTAQQRAQVFTKFIHVAQKLRALQNFNTLMAVTGGLCHSSISRLKDTSNLLPPDITKALSEMTELLSSRSNYINYRRVYNDCSGFKVPILGVHLKDLISLNEALPDYIDEDKINLSKLQHLYSNINDLLSIHSYTPPFEANKDLLHLLTLSLDLYYTEDEIYELSYTKEPKNPKIQPVAPVKPPVVAEWGSGVTPRLDPDTISKHVKQMVDSVMKNYDQNQDGYISLEDFEKIAANFPFSFCTHETDREGQISREEINSYFMRGMSVCAKLGFNFKDAHNFHEMTYKRPTFCYTCGGFLWGVIKQGYHCKDCGINCHRHCRDLVGMECLKKHKNTTGSCPCTPAPDSRTKGNSWSSEEEAFVFPQSNETEHNKGTSVWKNNTEDSALSDRSTQTDPGVWTPEKKDKRGNHHNSLVHASPDRKLNTLPARTRGSSMPVSFLQEKMEELHLYKDKSREPD from the exons atgacagaggaaaaaaaaaaagaagaagaaaaggaagaaatcaGGGTGATAGACGTGATTTGGGGGACACTGGAGACCTTGGATGAACAAATCTG gaAGCCCAAACTGGTCCAGCGGAGGAGGAATACATGCCCCAGTCCTCAGGACATCAGCCGGGCCCTGCAGAGCCCCAGCTCTGCTCCCAGTGCCAGCGCTGCCAGCCTGGATGAGCTCATACAGCGCTGCCTAAACTGCTTCG ACTCAGAGGGGAAGCTCTCCAGCCCCAGAGGGTCCCAGCTGGTCCACATGACGCTGATGATGCACAGTTGGGTTGTGCCATCTCAAATGTTTGCCCAGAAACTTCTCACCCT TTATAAGGATTGTCCTTCAGACAAGAGAGGACCAAAGCGTTCGCAGATCTGCCACCTTATCAG GCAGTGGATCAGCCAGTTCCCGGCGGTGTTTGAGGCCGACCCCCGCCTGGAGCAGACCATGGGGGACCTGTGGGCGCTGGTCCGGTCAGATGGAGAGGAGACGCACTCGCAGCTCATCGACACCTCCTGCCT AAGCCCTCATGTGAACATATTCCAGGCACCCTCACCCTctgtgaagaagaggaaggtgtCTTTGATCTTCGACCACATGGAGCCAGATGAGATGGCTGAGCACCTCAGCTACCTGGAGTTCAAGAACTTCTGTAACGTTTCA TTCCTGGACTACCGCAGCTACGTGGTGCGAGGCTCGGTGAGGGACAACCCGGCGCTGGAGCGGTCGGTCATGATGTGTAACGGAGTCTCCCAGTGGGTCCAGCTGATGATcctgagcagacacacagcgcAGCAGAGAGCCCAGGTCTTCACTAAGTTCATTCACGTGGCGCAG AAACTTCGTGCTCTGCAAAACTTTAACACTCTAATGGCAGTGACTGGAGGCCTCTGTCACAGCTCAATCTCCCGCCTCAAAGACACCTCTAACCTTCTGCCTCCTGACATCACTAAG GCCCTGAGTGAGATGACAGAGCTGCTCTCCTCACGCAGCAACTACATCAACTACCGGCGGGTTTACAATGACTGCAGCGGCTTCAAGGTGCCCATCCTGGGTGTCCACCTGAAGGATCTAATCTCGCTGAATGAGGCCCTGCCGGACTACATCGACGAGGACAAGATCAACCTGAGCAAGCTGCAGCATCTGTACAGCAACATCAACGACCTGCTGTCTATACACAGCTACACGCCGCCCTTCGAGGCCAACAAAGACCTTCTGCATCTGCTCACG CTCTCTCTAGATTTATACTACACTGAGGATGAGATATATGAACTTTCATACACCAAGGAACCCAAGAACCCCAAGATCCAG CCTGTAGCTCCTGTTAAACCGCCTGTAGTGGCAGAGTGGGGTTCAGGGGTCACACCCAGGCTCGACCCTGACACCATCTCTAAACACGTCAAACAGATGGTGGAT TCCGTGATGAAAAATTACGACCAGAATCAGGACGGCTACATTTCGCTGGAGGACTTTGAGAAAATAGCAGCCAACTTCCCCTTTTCCTTCTGCACTCACGAAACTGACAG AGAAGGACAAATCAGCCGTGAGGAAATCAACTCTTACTTCATGAGGGGAATGTCCGTATGTGCCAAGCTGGGCTTCAACTTCAAAGACGCGCATAACTTCCATGAAATGACGTATAAACGTCCAACGTTTTGTTACACATGTGGAGGCTTT CTGTGGGGCGTCATCAAGCAGGGCTACCACTGTAAAG actGTGGGATAAACTGTCACAGACACTGCAGAGATCTGGTGGGAATGGAGTGTTtgaagaaacacaagaacacaacagGGTCCTGCCCCTGCACCCCTGCCCCTGACTCAAGAACCAAGGGCAACAGCTGGA gttcagaggaggaggcgtTTGTTTTCCCCCAAAGCAATGAGACAGAACATAACAAGGGCACCTCGGTTtggaaaaataacacagaagATTCTGCGCTGTCAGACCGCTCGACTCAGACGGATCCTGGTGTGTGGACGCCTGAGAAAAAGGACAAGAGGGGAAACCACCACAACTCCCTTGTGCATGCGTCCCCAGACAGGAAG CTCAACACACTGCCAGCGAGAACACGAGGCAGCTCCATGCCTGTTTCGTTCCtgcaggagaagatggaggagctgcATCTCTACAAAGACAAGAGCAGAGAGCCAGACTGA